Proteins encoded together in one Benincasa hispida cultivar B227 chromosome 1, ASM972705v1, whole genome shotgun sequence window:
- the LOC120092843 gene encoding protein UPSTREAM OF FLC translates to MEENYRDHHRHRRRDSPAPMNKVQVFYYISRNGRLEQPHFLEIPLFPSHPLRLKDVLDRLAVLRGNAMPFLYSWSCKRNYKSGYVWNDLSENDVVYPAEGSEYVLKASQLVDVHACSEKLQQIHISNTTRQPVQEPNLPTKARKQQLAPSPLKELANHPDSDLEYDEVEDYEYDDGEKHIYSTTTPQSRCSRGVSTEEPPGPTRSTTHTPAESTRFDSARLSTSKRFALDNEDELGTESAPSRNSVLLQFIACGGSVGSKAKTGPGLGEPARRTEKGLAKEVVCKMAGKMIGEEEMIKYMSENPRFGKLQTEEKEYFSGSIVESIREDRHVVQPVLKKSNSYNEEKSKRGEMEEKRDGDEENENNGGIKGRCLPLMILTSASSKQPKKP, encoded by the exons ATGGAGGAGAATTACAGAGACCACCACCGCCACCGCCGCCGTGACTCCCCGGCTCCAATGAATAAGGTCCAAGTTTTTTACTATATCTCCAGAAATGGCCGTCTGGAACAACCCCATTTCCTCGAAATCCCTCTCTTCCCCAGCCACCCTCTTCGTCTCAAAG ATGTTTTGGATCGGCTCGCTGTTCTCAGAGGCAACGCCATGCCCTTCCTCTATTCTTGGTCCTGTAAAAG GAACTATAAAAGTGGATATGTATGGAACGACTTGTCGGAAAATGACGTGGTATATCCTGCTGAAGGTTCTGAATACGTTCTGAAGGCCTCTCAACTTGTCGATGTTCATGCCTGCTCTG aaaaattgcAGCAAATACACATCAGCAACACCACCAGGCAACCGGTTCAAGAACCGAATCTCCCAACTAAAGCTCGGAAACAGCAACTCGCTCCGAGTCCACTCAAAGAACTCGCCAACCACCCAGATTCCGACTTAGAATACGACGAAGTCGAAGACTATGAATACGACGACGGAGAGAAGCACATTTATTCAACCACCACCCCTCAATCCCGCTGCTCTCGCGGCGTCTCCACCGAAGAACCCCCCGGGCCAACTCGCTCCACAACTCACACTCCCGCCGAGTCAACTCGCTTCGACTCGGCTCGCCTCTCCACTTCGAAACGGTTCGCCTTGGACAACGAAGACGAACTAGGAACCGAGTCGGCGCCGAGTCGGAATTCGGTCCTGCTGCAGTTCATAGCGTGTGGCGGCTCAGTGGGTTCGAAGGCGAAAACCGGGCCGGGTTTGGGAGAACCGGCGAGAAGAACGGAGAAGGGGCTTGCGAAAGAGGTTGTGTGTAAAATGGCCGGAAAAATGATCGGAGAAGAGGAGATGATAAAGTATATGTCGGAGAATCCGAGGTTCGGGAAGTTGCAGACGGAGGAGAAGGAGTATTTCAGTGgctccattgtggagtccatTAGAGAAGATCGACATGTCGTCCAGCCTGTGCTCAAGAAGTCTAACTCCTATAATGAAGAAAA GAGCAAAAgaggagaaatggaagaaaaaagagaTGGAGATGAAGAGAATGAGAATAATGGTGGGATCAAAGGAAGGTGCCTTCCTCTCATGATATTAACCTCAGCCTCATCAAAGCAACCCAAGAAGCCTTGA